Proteins from a genomic interval of Melospiza georgiana isolate bMelGeo1 chromosome 20, bMelGeo1.pri, whole genome shotgun sequence:
- the TSC1 gene encoding hamartin isoform X2: protein MAQQGNVGELLSMLDSPILGVLEDITAAFKDNLICDRGPMLVNNLVDYYLETNSQQALHILSTLQEPHDKHLLDKINDYMGKAATRLPTLSLLGHVIRRQPSWKHKLSQAPLLLSLLKCLKTDTDVVVLTTGVLVLITMLPMIPQSGKQYLHDFFGIFGRLSAWCLQNPGHVAEIYLVHLHASVYSLFHRLYGMYPCNFVSFLRSHYSMKENLETFEEVVKPMMEHVRIHPELVTGSKDHELDPRRWKRLETHDVVIECAKISLDPAEASYEDGYYSVSRKLCTSSKHHQTDPSASSYIDIQSSYGTSTPYSTPRLTLSQMPGQLPQILSPQSTRLSTEPQQVTIWSPSAVCGMTTPPTSPGIVPSESSQSASQPYSKAFGTSAGGKGTPLGTPATSPPPPCTSDDFVHVSLPSAAATPPKKEDKPDSGRPLLHRQQNVINSDKSLDIPSSKSSVTLSDLPEFLGGLSFEDSAEKDREEDAISKEISEITTDAEHMVPRGGFDSPFYRTNESLSGSQKKTHSAASSVQGHSQTSEPLTSLDKPGPEGARETPKQTFTPIDKPCGGPGESPAGNREGTSGEPSILTPSPCKVPAHRRVVFGSGQPPLYEHLFEVALPKTAYLFVGKKTEELLKKAKGAQDEDCMSSTSPVEVLDRLIQQGADAHTKELNKLSLPSKSADWTHFGGSPPSDEIHTLRNQLLLLHNQLLYERFKRQQHALRNRRLLRKVIKATALEEHNAAMKDQLKLQEKEIQALKLSLQKEQARYHQFQEEHDNIVAQLHSQIRQLQHDREEFYNQSQELQTKLEDCRNMIADLRLELKKANNKVCHTELLLSQVSQKLSNSESVQQQMEFLNRQLLVLGEVNELYLEQLQHKHTDTTKEVEMLHAAFRKELEKAKLCVQQQSQRLDASQKRIAELESQLAKKDHLFLEQKKYLEDVKIQARGQLQAVESRYKAQKKITQAFELEILDLFGRLEKSSLLKKLEDDKTEAAEAAEERLDCGNEDTAGHSEETLGRNGETKPPSTRGSSSSKGGSSSELSTPEKPQNQRLSSRWETSMLLEPSTTVPLTVGSLPSSKSFLGMKARELFRNKSESQCDEEGVSINRLSDALKTELCKDPSMESKAPPSPENLSPKLQESSVGQLHIMDYNETHHDHS from the exons ATGGCACAGCAAGGAAATGTTGGTGAGCTCCTCTCAATGCTGGATTCTCCAATTCTGGGTGTCCTGGAAGATATAACAGCTGCATTCAAAGATAATCTCATTTGTG ACCGTGGGCCTATGCTTGTCAACAACCTGGTGGACTATTACTTGGAAACCAATTCTCAGCAGGCACTGCATATTCTGTCCACTCTGCAAGAGCCTCATgacaag CATCTACTGGACAAAATTAATGATTATATGGGCAAAGCTGCTACTCGTTTACCCACCCTCTCTCTGCTGGGACATGTGATAAGACGACAACCATCTTGGAAACACAAACTTTCTCAAGCACCTCTCCTGCTTTCATTACTCAAATGTCTCAAG ACTGACACAGATGTAGTAGTACTCACCACAGGTGTCCTAGTGCTAATAACCATGTTGCCAATGATTCCTCAGTCTGGCAAACAGTACCTTCATGATTTCTTTGGTATCTTTGGGCGTCTCTCAGCCTGGTGCTTGCAGAATCCAG GTCATGTGGCAGAGATTTATCTTGTCCATCTTCATGCCAGCGTTTATTCTCTCTTTCATCGTCTTTATGGAATGTATCCTTGCAATTTTGTCTCCTTTCTGCGCTCTCACTACAGTATGAAGGAAAACCTGGAGACCTTTGAAGAAGTAGTCAAG CCAATGATGGAACATGTGCGTATTCATCCAGAGTTAGTGACTGGATCCAAGGACCATGAACTGGACCCACGAAG gtggaaaaggctaGAAACTCATGATGTTGTGATAGAATGTGCCAAAATCTCCCTGGACCCTGCAGAAGCCTCCTATGAAGATGGTTATTACTCTGTGTCTCGGAAACTCTGCACAAGCTCAAAACATCATCAAACTGACCCCAGTGCCAGCTCTTACATTGACATACAGAGCAGCTATG GGACTTCTACCCCATATTCCACTCCTCGGTTAACACTATCACAAATGCCAGGGCAGCTACCTCAGATTCTGAGCCCACAGTCCACGAGGCTGTCAACTGAGCCACAGCAG GTCACCATCTGGAGCCCTTCTGCAGTGTGTGGTATGACCACACCACCCACGTCCCCCGGCATTGTCCCATCAGAGTCATCCCAGTCTGCATCACAACCCTACAGCAAAGCTTTTGGCACATCTG CAGGGGGGAAAGGAACACCTTTGGGAACACCAGCCACATCTCCTCCTCCACCCTGCACTTCAGATGACTTTGTGCATGTTTCActcccttcagctgctgccacacctCCTAAAAAG gaggACAAACCAGATTCTGGGAGGCCTTTACTGCACCGACAGCAAAATGTCATAAACAGCGATAAATCATTGG acatacCCAGTAGTAAAAGTTCAGTAACCTTAAGTGATCTTCCAGAGTTTCTAGGTGGGTTGTCGTTTGAAGATAGCGCTGAGAAGGACAGAGAGGAAG ATGCAATATCTAAAGAGATCTCCGAGATCACCACCGATGCTGAACACATGGTGCCTAGAGGAGGATTTGACTCCCCGTTTTACCGCACAAATGAAAGTCTGTCAGGCTCTCAGAAGAAAACCCACTCAGCAGCCTCCAGTGTTCAGGGACACAGTCAGACCTCTGAGCCTTTAACATCTCTGGACAAGCCTGGGCCTGAGGGTGCACGGGAAACACCCAAACAAACGTTTACTCCCATAGACAAGCCCTGTGGAGGCCCTGGGGAAAGCCCTGCTGGGAACAGGGAAGGAACCTCTGGGGAGCCGAGTATTCTCACTCCCAGCCCTTGTAAAGTACCAGCACACAGGAGAGTGGTGTTTGGGAGTGGGCAGCCTCCCCTCTATGAGCACCTCTTTGAGGTTGCATTACCAAAGACTGCCTACCTCTTTGTTGGCAAGAAGACTGAGGAGCTGCTAAAGAAGGCCAAGGGAGCCCAGGATGAAGACTGTATGTCCTCAACTTCTCCCGTGGAAGTGCTGGACAGGCTGATTCAGCAAGGAGCAGATGCACACACTAAGGAGCTGAACAA attGTCTCTGCCAAGCAAATCTGCTGACTGGACTCACTTTGGAG GTTCTCCCCCCTCAGATGAGATTCACACCCTGAGGAaccagctgcttctgctgcacaACCAGCTGCTGTACGAGCGCTTCAAGAGGCAGCAGCACGCGCTGCGCAACCGCCGCCTCCTGCGCAAAGTCATCAAAGCCACGGCCCTGGAGGAGCACAACGCTGCCATg AAAGATCAGCTgaaactgcaggaaaaggagatCCAGGCCTTGAAACTGAGTCTGCAGAAAGAACAGGCAAGGTACCACCAGTTTCAGGAGGAACATGATAATATTGTGGCTCAGCTTCACAGCCAGATCCGACAGCTGCAGCACGACCGGGAGGAATTCTACAACCAGAGCCAGGAATTGCAG ACCAAGCTGGAAGACTGCAGGAACATGATAGCAGATCTGAGGTTAGAGTTAAAGAAGGCAAACAACAAGGTGTGTCACACTGAATTGCTGCTTAGCCAAGTTTCTCAAAAG cttTCCAACAGTGAATCAGTGCAACAGCAGATGGAGTTCTTGAACAGGCAGCTGCTGGTTCTTGGGGAGGTCAATGAGCTGtacctggagcagctgcagcacaagcaCACAGACACTACAAAG GAGGTTGAAATGTTGCACGCTGCTTTTCGGAAAGAACTGGAGAAAGCAAAGTTGTGTGTTCAGCAGCAAAGCCAAAGGCTCGATGCTTCCCAGAAAAGGATAGCTGAACTGGAATCTCAGCTTGCAAAAAAGGACCACCTCTTCCTGGAGCAAAAGAAATACCTGGAAGATGTTAAAATCCAAGCAAG GGGTCAGCTGCAGGCAGTAGAAAGCAGGTACaaagctcagaaaaaaatcacccaGGCATTTGAGCTGGAGATCTTGGATCTGTTTGGGCGGCTGGAGAAGAGCAGTCTACTGAAAAAACTTGAAGATGATAAAACagaagcagctgaagcagcagaagaaag GCTGGATTGTGGTAATGAAGACACGGCAGGACACAGTGAGGAAACACTGGGTAGAAATGGAGAGACCAAACCTCCCAGCACCCGAGGCAGCAGTAGCAGTAaagggggcagcagcagcgagCTCTCCACCCCAGAAAAACCCCAGAACCAGAGGCTGAGCAGTCGCTGGGAGACATCCATGTTGCTGGAGCCCTCCACTACTGTCCCACTGACTGTAGGTTCACTCCCCAGCTCCAAGAGCTTCCTTGGAATGAAGGCACGAGAATTATTTCGAAACAAGAGTGAGAGCCAGTGTGATGAGGAGGGGGTCAGCATCAACAGGCTGTCTGATGCCCTAAAGACTGAACTATGTAAAGATCCAAGCATGGAGTCAAAGGCCCCTCCAAGCCCCGAAAACCTCTCGCCTAAGCTCCAGGAAAGCAGTGTTGGACAGCTTCATATCATGGACTACAATGAAACTCATCATGACCACAGTTAA
- the TSC1 gene encoding hamartin isoform X1, with product MAQQGNVGELLSMLDSPILGVLEDITAAFKDNLICDRGPMLVNNLVDYYLETNSQQALHILSTLQEPHDKHLLDKINDYMGKAATRLPTLSLLGHVIRRQPSWKHKLSQAPLLLSLLKCLKTDTDVVVLTTGVLVLITMLPMIPQSGKQYLHDFFGIFGRLSAWCLQNPGHVAEIYLVHLHASVYSLFHRLYGMYPCNFVSFLRSHYSMKENLETFEEVVKPMMEHVRIHPELVTGSKDHELDPRRWKRLETHDVVIECAKISLDPAEASYEDGYYSVSRKLCTSSKHHQTDPSASSYIDIQSSYGTSTPYSTPRLTLSQMPGQLPQILSPQSTRLSTEPQQVTIWSPSAVCGMTTPPTSPGIVPSESSQSASQPYSKAFGTSAGGKGTPLGTPATSPPPPCTSDDFVHVSLPSAAATPPKKEDKPDSGRPLLHRQQNVINSDKSLDIPSSKSSVTLSDLPEFLGGLSFEDSAEKDREEDAISKEISEITTDAEHMVPRGGFDSPFYRTNESLSGSQKKTHSAASSVQGHSQTSEPLTSLDKPGPEGARETPKQTFTPIDKPCGGPGESPAGNREGTSGEPSILTPSPCKVPAHRRVVFGSGQPPLYEHLFEVALPKTAYLFVGKKTEELLKKAKGAQDEDCMSSTSPVEVLDRLIQQGADAHTKELNKLSLPSKSADWTHFGGSPPSDEIHTLRNQLLLLHNQLLYERFKRQQHALRNRRLLRKVIKATALEEHNAAMKDQLKLQEKEIQALKLSLQKEQARYHQFQEEHDNIVAQLHSQIRQLQHDREEFYNQSQELQTKLEDCRNMIADLRLELKKANNKVCHTELLLSQVSQKLSNSESVQQQMEFLNRQLLVLGEVNELYLEQLQHKHTDTTKEVEMLHAAFRKELEKAKLCVQQQSQRLDASQKRIAELESQLAKKDHLFLEQKKYLEDVKIQARGQLQAVESRYKAQKKITQAFELEILDLFGRLEKSSLLKKLEDDKTEAAEAAEESRLDCGNEDTAGHSEETLGRNGETKPPSTRGSSSSKGGSSSELSTPEKPQNQRLSSRWETSMLLEPSTTVPLTVGSLPSSKSFLGMKARELFRNKSESQCDEEGVSINRLSDALKTELCKDPSMESKAPPSPENLSPKLQESSVGQLHIMDYNETHHDHS from the exons ATGGCACAGCAAGGAAATGTTGGTGAGCTCCTCTCAATGCTGGATTCTCCAATTCTGGGTGTCCTGGAAGATATAACAGCTGCATTCAAAGATAATCTCATTTGTG ACCGTGGGCCTATGCTTGTCAACAACCTGGTGGACTATTACTTGGAAACCAATTCTCAGCAGGCACTGCATATTCTGTCCACTCTGCAAGAGCCTCATgacaag CATCTACTGGACAAAATTAATGATTATATGGGCAAAGCTGCTACTCGTTTACCCACCCTCTCTCTGCTGGGACATGTGATAAGACGACAACCATCTTGGAAACACAAACTTTCTCAAGCACCTCTCCTGCTTTCATTACTCAAATGTCTCAAG ACTGACACAGATGTAGTAGTACTCACCACAGGTGTCCTAGTGCTAATAACCATGTTGCCAATGATTCCTCAGTCTGGCAAACAGTACCTTCATGATTTCTTTGGTATCTTTGGGCGTCTCTCAGCCTGGTGCTTGCAGAATCCAG GTCATGTGGCAGAGATTTATCTTGTCCATCTTCATGCCAGCGTTTATTCTCTCTTTCATCGTCTTTATGGAATGTATCCTTGCAATTTTGTCTCCTTTCTGCGCTCTCACTACAGTATGAAGGAAAACCTGGAGACCTTTGAAGAAGTAGTCAAG CCAATGATGGAACATGTGCGTATTCATCCAGAGTTAGTGACTGGATCCAAGGACCATGAACTGGACCCACGAAG gtggaaaaggctaGAAACTCATGATGTTGTGATAGAATGTGCCAAAATCTCCCTGGACCCTGCAGAAGCCTCCTATGAAGATGGTTATTACTCTGTGTCTCGGAAACTCTGCACAAGCTCAAAACATCATCAAACTGACCCCAGTGCCAGCTCTTACATTGACATACAGAGCAGCTATG GGACTTCTACCCCATATTCCACTCCTCGGTTAACACTATCACAAATGCCAGGGCAGCTACCTCAGATTCTGAGCCCACAGTCCACGAGGCTGTCAACTGAGCCACAGCAG GTCACCATCTGGAGCCCTTCTGCAGTGTGTGGTATGACCACACCACCCACGTCCCCCGGCATTGTCCCATCAGAGTCATCCCAGTCTGCATCACAACCCTACAGCAAAGCTTTTGGCACATCTG CAGGGGGGAAAGGAACACCTTTGGGAACACCAGCCACATCTCCTCCTCCACCCTGCACTTCAGATGACTTTGTGCATGTTTCActcccttcagctgctgccacacctCCTAAAAAG gaggACAAACCAGATTCTGGGAGGCCTTTACTGCACCGACAGCAAAATGTCATAAACAGCGATAAATCATTGG acatacCCAGTAGTAAAAGTTCAGTAACCTTAAGTGATCTTCCAGAGTTTCTAGGTGGGTTGTCGTTTGAAGATAGCGCTGAGAAGGACAGAGAGGAAG ATGCAATATCTAAAGAGATCTCCGAGATCACCACCGATGCTGAACACATGGTGCCTAGAGGAGGATTTGACTCCCCGTTTTACCGCACAAATGAAAGTCTGTCAGGCTCTCAGAAGAAAACCCACTCAGCAGCCTCCAGTGTTCAGGGACACAGTCAGACCTCTGAGCCTTTAACATCTCTGGACAAGCCTGGGCCTGAGGGTGCACGGGAAACACCCAAACAAACGTTTACTCCCATAGACAAGCCCTGTGGAGGCCCTGGGGAAAGCCCTGCTGGGAACAGGGAAGGAACCTCTGGGGAGCCGAGTATTCTCACTCCCAGCCCTTGTAAAGTACCAGCACACAGGAGAGTGGTGTTTGGGAGTGGGCAGCCTCCCCTCTATGAGCACCTCTTTGAGGTTGCATTACCAAAGACTGCCTACCTCTTTGTTGGCAAGAAGACTGAGGAGCTGCTAAAGAAGGCCAAGGGAGCCCAGGATGAAGACTGTATGTCCTCAACTTCTCCCGTGGAAGTGCTGGACAGGCTGATTCAGCAAGGAGCAGATGCACACACTAAGGAGCTGAACAA attGTCTCTGCCAAGCAAATCTGCTGACTGGACTCACTTTGGAG GTTCTCCCCCCTCAGATGAGATTCACACCCTGAGGAaccagctgcttctgctgcacaACCAGCTGCTGTACGAGCGCTTCAAGAGGCAGCAGCACGCGCTGCGCAACCGCCGCCTCCTGCGCAAAGTCATCAAAGCCACGGCCCTGGAGGAGCACAACGCTGCCATg AAAGATCAGCTgaaactgcaggaaaaggagatCCAGGCCTTGAAACTGAGTCTGCAGAAAGAACAGGCAAGGTACCACCAGTTTCAGGAGGAACATGATAATATTGTGGCTCAGCTTCACAGCCAGATCCGACAGCTGCAGCACGACCGGGAGGAATTCTACAACCAGAGCCAGGAATTGCAG ACCAAGCTGGAAGACTGCAGGAACATGATAGCAGATCTGAGGTTAGAGTTAAAGAAGGCAAACAACAAGGTGTGTCACACTGAATTGCTGCTTAGCCAAGTTTCTCAAAAG cttTCCAACAGTGAATCAGTGCAACAGCAGATGGAGTTCTTGAACAGGCAGCTGCTGGTTCTTGGGGAGGTCAATGAGCTGtacctggagcagctgcagcacaagcaCACAGACACTACAAAG GAGGTTGAAATGTTGCACGCTGCTTTTCGGAAAGAACTGGAGAAAGCAAAGTTGTGTGTTCAGCAGCAAAGCCAAAGGCTCGATGCTTCCCAGAAAAGGATAGCTGAACTGGAATCTCAGCTTGCAAAAAAGGACCACCTCTTCCTGGAGCAAAAGAAATACCTGGAAGATGTTAAAATCCAAGCAAG GGGTCAGCTGCAGGCAGTAGAAAGCAGGTACaaagctcagaaaaaaatcacccaGGCATTTGAGCTGGAGATCTTGGATCTGTTTGGGCGGCTGGAGAAGAGCAGTCTACTGAAAAAACTTGAAGATGATAAAACagaagcagctgaagcagcagaagaaag CAGGCTGGATTGTGGTAATGAAGACACGGCAGGACACAGTGAGGAAACACTGGGTAGAAATGGAGAGACCAAACCTCCCAGCACCCGAGGCAGCAGTAGCAGTAaagggggcagcagcagcgagCTCTCCACCCCAGAAAAACCCCAGAACCAGAGGCTGAGCAGTCGCTGGGAGACATCCATGTTGCTGGAGCCCTCCACTACTGTCCCACTGACTGTAGGTTCACTCCCCAGCTCCAAGAGCTTCCTTGGAATGAAGGCACGAGAATTATTTCGAAACAAGAGTGAGAGCCAGTGTGATGAGGAGGGGGTCAGCATCAACAGGCTGTCTGATGCCCTAAAGACTGAACTATGTAAAGATCCAAGCATGGAGTCAAAGGCCCCTCCAAGCCCCGAAAACCTCTCGCCTAAGCTCCAGGAAAGCAGTGTTGGACAGCTTCATATCATGGACTACAATGAAACTCATCATGACCACAGTTAA